From one Musa acuminata AAA Group cultivar baxijiao chromosome BXJ2-6, Cavendish_Baxijiao_AAA, whole genome shotgun sequence genomic stretch:
- the LOC103989474 gene encoding uncharacterized protein LOC103989474 — protein sequence MGSGSSRMAPRSPRRRQQARPRLGLAAFLCGGAAAEAAASADSPQIEDKLADKSVIHARLDGSVLNSNIQISVKESSVSFSQENKPSSSTSEQMKSTQSNNCVNGDHLENSCIEMSRSERTSRLPSMLGKPVEIVDTTLAPTMEVANSTNGHNSHSLPSFSSGMHQLELRDLHTNEILSIVNPSDEVVSLPSTNTEYVSVIPSVSSTSHFSSEEPLGATSSGSDAQRSTGSGEQRNGSELHVDLVSISSDVPNGSRETSSSVSRRNTRRLFWDAFSRHSSRTVDSALIHSSADNNGLGYQDRWLLDIGDHTFGDGAEDDSFYSRQRRHGLNGVSWHSRSEIRERLHAGFNNNDGQASSCPSGIHQDGTCSCTLLMTDVSSTRASIARIFVLAEALFEVLDEIHHQPGSLSLSVVSVPAPESIVNSLPSKIHRKPDTALGIDGVEQCYICLADYDDGDIIRVLPCHHEYHKSCVDKWLKEIHGVCPLCRHNVSEGVTGITLSNS from the exons ATGGGTTCGGGAAGTAGCCGCATGGCCCCGCGGTCGCCgcgccgccggcagcaagcccggCCGAGGCTCGGGCTCGCGGCCTTCCTATGCGGCGGCGCCGCCGCCGAGGCCGCTGCCTCCGCCGATTCCCCCCAG ATTGAAGATAAGCTAGCAGACAAATCAGTCATTCATGCAAGACTCGATGGTTCTGTATTGAATTCTAATATCCAGATCTCGGTCAAGGAGTCTTCTGTAAGCTTTTCCCAAGAAAATAAGCCTTCTAGCTCCACCAGTGAACAAATGAAGTCTACTCAAAGCAATAATTGTGTTAATGGGGATCACTTGGAAAATTCTTGCATTGAGATGTCTCGTTCTGAGAGGACTTCCAGACTACCAAGTATGTTAGGGAAACCAGTGGAAATTGTTGACACTACTTTAGCTCCAACAATGGAAGTAGCTAATTCCACAAATGGACATAATTCCCATAGTTTACCAAGCTTCTCAAGTGGCATGCATCAACTTGAACTTAGAGATTTACATACAAATGAGATTTTGTCCATTGTTAATCCTTCAGATGAGGTCGTGAGCCTCCCTAGTACCAATACAGAATATGTTTCTGTTATTCCAAGTGTATCTTCAACTTCGCATTTTTCAAGTGAAGAACCTCTAGGTGCAACTTCTTCTGGTTCAGATGCTCAAAGATCAACTGGATCAGGTGAACAGAGAAATGGAAGTGAACTTCATGTTGATTTGGTCAGCATCTCTTCTGATGTTCCCAATGGCTCTAGGGAGACAAGTAGTAGTGTGTCACGAAGGAATACTAGAAGACTTTTCTGGGATGCCTTTTCCAGACACAGTTCTAGGACTGTTGACTCAGCATTGATACATTCGTCTGCAGATAATAATGGTCTAGGATATCAGGACAGGTGGCTACTAGACATTGGTGATCACACTTTTGGAGATGGGGCTGAAGATGATTCCTTTTACTCACGGCAGAGACGCCATGGTTTAAATGGTGTTAGTTGGCATTCAAGATCCGAG ATAAGGGAGCGTCTTCATGCTGGCTTTAATAATAATGATGGGCAAGCATCTTCCTGCCCATCAGGTATCCATCAAGATGGCACATGCTCTTGCACACTGCTAATGACTGATGTGTCAAGTACGCGAGCCAGTATTGCACGAATTTTTGTGTTAGCCGAGGCATTATttgag GTCCTGGATGAAATTCATCACCAACCTGGATCACTTTCACTTTCCGTGGTTTCAGTCCCAGCACCGGAATCTATTGTCAATTCCTTGCCTTCAAAGATCCACAGAAAACCTGACACTGCCTTGGGCATTGATGGCGTGGAACA ATGTTACATCTGCTTGGCTGATTACGATGATGGGGACATCATAAGAGTCCTTCCCTGCCACCATGAATACCACAAGTCTTGTGTTGATAAATGGCTTAAAGAAATTCACGG GGTATGTCCTCTGTGCCGCCACAATGTTAGTGAAGGTGTCACTGGCATCACTCTCTCAAACTCATAA
- the LOC135615620 gene encoding hydroxyproline O-arabinosyltransferase 1-like, with protein sequence MGSGRRFLYYLLLTLAVALITYNAIISSTAVLLNPGFPGRQGAPPSRSSSDPVVRMPFDRRRDEGRRPRPFHTAVTASDSVYNSWQCRVMYYWFKKVRDATPESEMGGFTRILHSGRPDKLVDEIPTFVADPLPAGTDQGYIVLNRPWAFVQWLQKADIQEEYILMAEPDHIIVKPVPNLAKAGLGAAFPFFYIEPKKFESVLRKYYPEDRGPITDIDPIGNSPVIIEKASLLKIAPTWMNLSLAMKKNPEADKAFGWVLEMYAYAVASALNGVGNILHKDFMIQPPWDLEVGDKYIIHYTYGCDYNMKGELTYGKIGEWRFDKRSFGQKPPPRNLPLPPDGVPQSVVTLVKMVNEASANIPNWDIF encoded by the exons ATGGGGTCTGGTAGGAGGTTTCTCTACTACCTCCTCCTCACCCTGGCCGTCGCCCTCATCACCTACAATGCCATCATCTCATCTACTGCTGTACTCCTCAATCCCGGCTTCCCTGGCCGCCAGGGCGCTCCTCCCTCCCGCTCCTCCTCCGACCCAGTGGTACGGATGCCGTTCGACCGCCGCCGGGACGAGGGGCGGCGGCCGCGGCCGTTCCACACCGCCGTGACGGCGTCGGACTCGGTCTACAACTCCTGGCAGTGCCGGGTGATGTACTACTGGTTCAAGAAGGTCCGGGACGCCACGCCGGAATCGGAGATGGGCGGATTCACCAGGATCTTGCACTCTGGCCGGCCCGACAAGTTAGTGGACGAGATCCCTACGTTCGTCGCCGATCCCCTCCCTGCTGGAACGGATCAG GGATATATTGTTCTCAATAGGCCTTGGGCATTCGTCCAGTGGCTTCAGAAGGCTGATATCCAGGAAGA ATATATTTTAATGGCAGAGCCTGACCATATTATTGTTAAACCTGTACCAAACCTGGCTAAAGCTGGACTTGGAGCTGCTTTCCCTTTCTTCTACATCGAACCCAAAAAGTTTGAATCTGTTCTTCGTAAATACTACCCAGAGGACAGGGGACCAATCACAGATATTGATCCTATAGGAAATTCTCCTGTAATCATCGAGAAG GCATCCCTTCTGAAAATTGCTCCGACATGGATGAACCTCTCTTTGGCAATGAAGAAAAATCCCGAGGCAGACAAAGCATTTGGTTGGGTGCTTGAAAT GTATGCATATGCTGTTGCATCTGCTCTTAATGGGGTGGGGAACATCTTACATAAGGATTTCATGATTCAG cctccttgggACTTAGAAGTCGGTGATAAATACATTATCCATTATACCTATGGATGTGACTACAATATGAAG GGAGAGTTAACATATGGGAAAATTGGAGAATGGAGGTTTGACAAAAGATCATTTGGTCAAAAGCCTCCTCCCAGGAACCTTCCTTTACCACCGGATGGAGTTCCACAAAGTGTG GTGACTCTTGTCAAGATGGTGAATGAGGCAAGCGCCAACATTCCTAACTGGGATATCTTTTAA